The Streptomyces sp. NBC_01275 genome has a segment encoding these proteins:
- a CDS encoding holo-ACP synthase codes for MSIIGVGIDVAGIDRFAASLERTPGLARRLFVERELLLPGGERRGVASLAARFAAKEALAKALGAPAGLLWTDAEVYVEDSGQPRLRVRGSVAARAAELGVRSWHLSLSHDAGVASAVVIAEG; via the coding sequence GACGTGGCCGGGATCGATCGGTTCGCGGCGTCCCTGGAACGGACGCCCGGACTGGCCCGACGGCTGTTCGTCGAGCGGGAGTTGCTGCTGCCCGGCGGAGAGCGGCGGGGCGTCGCCTCGCTGGCGGCGCGGTTCGCGGCGAAGGAGGCGCTGGCCAAGGCGCTGGGGGCGCCGGCGGGGCTGCTGTGGACCGACGCGGAGGTGTACGTCGAGGACAGTGGGCAGCCCCGGTTGCGGGTCCGGGGGAGCGTCGCCGCTCGCGCCGCCGAGCTGGGCGTACGGTCCTGGCACCTCTCGTTGAGCCATGACGCGGGGGTGGCTTCGGCGGTGGTGATCGCGGAGGGGTGA
- a CDS encoding NAD(P)H-hydrate dehydratase, with the protein MRTAYGVETVRSAERELMARLPEGALMQRAAAGLAAACADLLGRVYGRRVVLLVGSGDNGGDALYAGARLARRGAGVTAVLLAPGRTHAAGLAALCRAGGRTLTAATAQDVETGDAVDTGDAAEDAVRRADLVVDGIVGIGGKGGLRPAAAALAALAGESRAAVVAVDLPSGVEADTGEVRGAAVRADLTVTFGTHKPGLLVDPAREYAGSVRLVDIGLGSVLPARPELEALQHADVAALLPTPSGESDKYRRGVVGIAAGSSRYPGAAVLAVAGALRGGAGAVRYVGPAGAAVLARFPETLVSDQGAAQAGRVQAWVVGPGAGDDAAGVAEVLAVAAEVPVLIDADGLRLAEVGAVRGRAAPTLMTPHAGEAAALLGVAREEVEGGRLAAVRELAGRYGATVLLKGSTTLVADSGGGVVRVNATGTGWLATAGSGDVLSGLAGSLLAAGLSAVDAGSVGAYLHGLAGRFAAGGAPVGAQDVAAALPGAWRDVRG; encoded by the coding sequence ATGCGTACTGCCTACGGTGTCGAGACGGTCCGGAGTGCCGAGCGGGAGCTGATGGCCCGGCTGCCCGAAGGGGCGTTGATGCAGCGGGCCGCCGCCGGGCTCGCCGCCGCCTGCGCGGATCTCCTCGGGCGGGTGTACGGGCGACGGGTCGTGCTGCTGGTCGGCAGTGGGGACAACGGGGGCGACGCCCTGTACGCCGGGGCCCGGCTGGCCCGGCGGGGAGCGGGCGTGACCGCGGTGCTGCTCGCGCCCGGGCGCACGCATGCGGCAGGGCTGGCGGCGCTGTGTCGGGCCGGCGGGCGCACGCTCACCGCGGCGACTGCGCAGGACGTCGAGACCGGGGACGCCGTCGACACCGGGGACGCCGCCGAGGACGCGGTTCGGCGGGCCGATCTCGTGGTCGACGGCATCGTCGGGATCGGCGGGAAGGGCGGGCTGCGGCCGGCCGCCGCCGCGCTGGCCGCGCTGGCCGGGGAGTCCCGGGCCGCCGTCGTCGCCGTGGACCTGCCCAGCGGGGTGGAGGCGGACACGGGAGAGGTGCGCGGGGCGGCGGTACGGGCCGATCTCACCGTGACCTTCGGGACCCACAAGCCGGGGCTGCTCGTCGATCCCGCGCGGGAGTACGCCGGGTCGGTGCGGCTCGTCGACATCGGGCTCGGGTCCGTGCTGCCCGCCCGGCCCGAGCTGGAGGCCTTGCAGCACGCGGACGTGGCGGCGCTGCTGCCGACGCCGTCCGGCGAGAGCGACAAGTACCGGCGCGGGGTCGTCGGGATCGCCGCCGGGTCCTCCCGGTATCCCGGGGCCGCCGTGCTGGCCGTCGCGGGGGCGCTGCGGGGCGGGGCGGGGGCTGTGCGGTACGTCGGTCCCGCCGGGGCCGCGGTCCTCGCGCGGTTCCCCGAGACGCTCGTGTCCGACCAGGGGGCTGCACAGGCGGGGCGGGTGCAGGCGTGGGTCGTCGGGCCCGGCGCGGGGGACGACGCCGCGGGCGTCGCGGAGGTGTTGGCCGTGGCCGCGGAGGTGCCGGTGCTGATCGACGCGGACGGGCTGCGGCTGGCGGAGGTGGGGGCGGTGCGGGGGCGTGCCGCGCCTACCTTGATGACCCCTCATGCGGGGGAGGCGGCCGCGTTGTTGGGGGTGGCTCGGGAGGAGGTCGAGGGGGGCCGGCTGGCCGCGGTGCGGGAGCTGGCGGGGCGGTATGGGGCGACGGTGCTGTTGAAGGGGTCTACGACCTTGGTGGCCGACAGCGGCGGTGGTGTGGTGCGGGTGAATGCGACCGGGACGGGGTGGCTGGCCACAGCGGGGAGCGGGGACGTGCTGTCGGGGCTTGCGGGGTCGTTGCTCGCGGCGGGGCTCTCCGCGGTGGACGCGGGGAGTGTGGGGGCGTATCTGCACGGGCTGGCGGGACGGTTCGCGGCGGGTGGGGCCCCGGTGGGGGCGCAGGACGTGGCCGCGGCCCTTCCGGGGGCTTGGCGGGATGTACGGGGGTGA
- a CDS encoding L,D-transpeptidase family protein: protein MISRRIACRTVAVLLAAAIVLPAGVASGAPAPPSPETQLVPGVPPGSGQPWQIDTPDQVLAPTVYRPSAAEDAVEPRDAVEGTYALVEYVPLDEAAARVACSKRTGPYQRPVERWLKLKADGKQSAADCKAIRAFQQKQKIKPAIGFAGPVTWARMQLISAKKDPNAKKKCPVRTYRVACVDLNRQLTWVQKGSKVVFGPVSMRSGRAAYPTRKGWHTVYWRHKNHVSTLYNTPMPYAQFFDGGQAFHAVYGTIHTTIGSMGCVNLTLGDARKLWGVLKKGDRVYVWGHRPGT, encoded by the coding sequence ATGATCAGCAGACGTATCGCATGTCGGACTGTCGCCGTCCTGCTCGCTGCGGCGATCGTGCTGCCCGCCGGGGTGGCCTCGGGCGCGCCCGCTCCCCCCAGCCCGGAGACCCAGTTGGTGCCGGGGGTTCCGCCGGGGTCGGGGCAGCCCTGGCAGATCGACACGCCCGACCAGGTGCTGGCGCCGACCGTGTACCGGCCCAGCGCGGCCGAGGACGCCGTGGAGCCTCGGGACGCGGTGGAGGGGACGTACGCGCTCGTCGAGTACGTGCCGTTGGACGAGGCGGCCGCGCGGGTGGCGTGCAGCAAGAGGACCGGGCCCTATCAGCGGCCGGTCGAACGGTGGCTGAAGCTGAAGGCGGACGGGAAGCAGTCCGCCGCCGACTGCAAGGCCATCCGCGCGTTCCAGCAGAAGCAGAAGATCAAGCCCGCGATCGGGTTCGCGGGGCCCGTCACCTGGGCGCGGATGCAGCTCATCTCCGCGAAGAAGGATCCCAACGCGAAGAAGAAGTGTCCGGTGCGGACGTACCGGGTGGCGTGCGTCGACCTCAACCGGCAGCTGACCTGGGTGCAGAAGGGGTCGAAGGTCGTCTTCGGTCCGGTGTCCATGCGGAGCGGGCGGGCCGCCTATCCGACCCGCAAGGGGTGGCACACGGTCTACTGGCGGCACAAGAACCATGTGTCGACGCTGTACAACACCCCTATGCCCTACGCCCAGTTCTTCGACGGCGGACAGGCCTTCCACGCCGTCTACGGCACCATCCACACCACCATCGGCTCCATGGGCTGCGTCAACCTCACCCTCGGCGACGCGCGCAAGCTGTGGGGCGTGCTGAAGAAGGGGGACCGGGTCTACGTGTGGGGCCACCGGCCCGGTACTTAG
- the alr gene encoding alanine racemase: MSETAETTAAPPRARAEIDLAALRANVTALRAQAPGAAFMAVVKADGYGHGALPCARAAVQAGATWVGTATPEEALALRASGELPADVRIMCWLWTPGGPWREAVEAGLDVSVSDLWALEAAGAAARAAGRTARVQLKADTGLGRNGCQPGDDWAGLVAAARRAEDAGLVRVTGLWSHFACADEPGHPSIAAQLALFREMVSYAELRGLRPEVRHIANSPATLTLPETHFDLVRPGIAMYGLSPSPAVGASADLGLRPVMTLAASLALVKQVPGGHGVSYGHHYVTPGRTTLGLVPLGYADGVPRHASGTGPVLVGGKWRTVAGRIAMDQFVVDLGGDEPGPGAEAVLFGPGDRGEPTAEDWAQAAGTIGYEIVTRIGARVPRVYLDEEPEGPRQEPQGPRQEPAEPPQESEEPDGSGS, encoded by the coding sequence ATGAGTGAGACTGCCGAGACGACCGCCGCCCCGCCGCGCGCCCGTGCCGAGATCGACCTGGCCGCGCTGCGGGCCAACGTGACGGCCCTGCGCGCCCAGGCGCCGGGCGCGGCGTTCATGGCCGTGGTGAAGGCCGACGGGTACGGCCACGGCGCCCTGCCGTGCGCCCGCGCGGCCGTACAGGCCGGGGCCACCTGGGTGGGCACCGCCACGCCCGAGGAGGCCCTGGCGCTGCGCGCCTCGGGCGAGCTGCCCGCGGACGTCAGGATCATGTGCTGGCTGTGGACGCCGGGCGGCCCCTGGCGGGAGGCCGTCGAGGCCGGTCTGGACGTCTCGGTGAGTGACCTGTGGGCGCTGGAGGCGGCGGGAGCCGCGGCTCGTGCCGCGGGCCGGACCGCTCGGGTGCAGCTCAAGGCCGACACCGGGCTGGGCCGGAACGGGTGTCAGCCCGGGGACGACTGGGCCGGGCTGGTCGCCGCCGCACGGCGGGCCGAGGACGCCGGGCTCGTCCGCGTCACCGGGCTCTGGTCGCACTTCGCCTGCGCCGACGAACCCGGCCACCCCTCCATCGCCGCCCAGCTCGCCCTCTTCCGCGAGATGGTGTCGTACGCCGAGCTGCGCGGCCTCCGGCCCGAGGTGCGCCACATCGCCAACTCCCCGGCCACGCTCACCCTCCCGGAGACCCACTTCGACCTCGTCCGACCGGGCATCGCCATGTACGGCCTCTCGCCCAGCCCGGCGGTCGGCGCCTCCGCCGACCTGGGCCTGCGTCCGGTGATGACGCTGGCCGCCTCCCTGGCCCTGGTCAAGCAGGTCCCGGGCGGGCATGGCGTGAGCTACGGCCATCACTACGTCACCCCGGGCCGCACCACGCTCGGCCTGGTCCCGCTGGGGTACGCGGACGGCGTTCCGCGGCACGCCTCGGGGACCGGTCCGGTGCTGGTCGGCGGCAAGTGGCGGACGGTCGCCGGGCGGATCGCGATGGACCAGTTCGTCGTCGACCTCGGCGGCGACGAGCCCGGGCCGGGCGCGGAGGCGGTCCTCTTCGGCCCCGGCGACCGCGGCGAGCCCACGGCCGAGGACTGGGCGCAGGCGGCCGGAACCATCGGGTACGAGATCGTCACGCGCATCGGCGCCCGCGTTCCGCGCGTCTACCTCGACGAGGAACCAGAAGGACCACGACAGGAACCACAAGGACCACGGCAGGAACCAGCAGAACCACCGCAAGAATCAGAAGAACCGGACGGGAGCGGGTCGTGA
- a CDS encoding alpha/beta fold hydrolase, whose translation MSESSAEAVASAASAAVAAASATGAAGNWRRATGIAGAAIGVIAAGAAAGVALERMTVGRGMRAKARLALDSAGPYGALRGTPGKAYADDGTELYYEVDDVEPQGGPANRRRRLFGRKAPLPVTVVFSHGYCLTQDSWHFQRAALRGVVRTVHWDQRSHGRSARGTAQAQDGVPVTIDQLGRDLKAVIDAAVPEGPIVLVGHSMGGMTVMALAAQYPELIAERVVATAFVGTSSGRMGEVNFGLPVAGVNAVRRVLPGVLKALGQQAALVEKGRRATADLFAGIIKRYSFASRDVDPAVARFAERMIEGTPIDVVAEFYPAFTDHDKTEALALFTDMPVLVLAGIGDLVTPSEHSEAIADLLPDAELVLVPDAGHLVMLEHPEVVTDRLADLLTRAGAVPAGATVGGYGSTSSTAQPG comes from the coding sequence GTGAGCGAGAGCAGCGCCGAGGCGGTGGCGAGCGCCGCCTCCGCGGCCGTCGCCGCCGCCTCCGCCACGGGGGCCGCCGGGAACTGGCGCCGGGCTACCGGCATCGCCGGCGCCGCGATAGGCGTGATCGCCGCGGGCGCCGCGGCCGGGGTCGCCCTGGAGCGGATGACCGTCGGACGGGGGATGCGGGCCAAGGCCCGCCTCGCGCTCGACTCGGCGGGCCCGTACGGCGCGCTGCGGGGCACCCCCGGCAAGGCGTACGCCGACGACGGCACCGAGCTGTACTACGAGGTCGACGACGTCGAGCCCCAGGGCGGACCGGCGAACCGGCGGCGCAGGCTCTTCGGGCGCAAGGCCCCGCTCCCCGTCACCGTCGTCTTCAGCCACGGCTACTGCCTCACCCAGGACTCCTGGCACTTCCAGCGGGCGGCTCTGCGGGGCGTCGTACGGACCGTGCACTGGGACCAGCGCAGCCACGGCCGGTCCGCGCGCGGGACGGCCCAGGCGCAGGACGGCGTGCCGGTCACCATCGACCAGCTGGGGCGCGACCTGAAGGCCGTGATCGACGCGGCCGTGCCCGAGGGGCCGATCGTGCTCGTCGGGCACTCCATGGGCGGCATGACGGTGATGGCCCTGGCCGCGCAGTATCCCGAGCTGATCGCGGAGCGGGTCGTCGCCACCGCCTTCGTCGGCACGTCCTCGGGGCGGATGGGCGAGGTCAACTTCGGGCTGCCGGTCGCCGGGGTCAACGCGGTGCGGCGGGTGCTGCCGGGCGTGCTGAAGGCGCTCGGGCAGCAGGCGGCCCTGGTGGAGAAGGGGCGGCGGGCCACCGCCGATCTCTTCGCCGGGATCATCAAGCGGTACTCGTTCGCGTCCCGGGACGTCGACCCGGCCGTCGCCCGGTTCGCCGAGCGGATGATCGAGGGCACGCCGATCGACGTGGTCGCCGAGTTCTACCCGGCCTTCACCGACCACGACAAGACCGAGGCGCTCGCCCTCTTCACCGACATGCCGGTGCTGGTGCTGGCCGGCATCGGGGATCTGGTCACCCCGAGCGAGCACAGCGAGGCCATCGCCGACCTGCTGCCGGACGCCGAACTGGTCCTCGTGCCGGACGCCGGGCACCTCGTGATGCTGGAGCACCCGGAAGTGGTCACCGACCGTCTCGCCGACCTCCTCACCCGCGCGGGCGCCGTGCCCGCAGGAGCTACCGTGGGCGGTTATGGAAGCACCAGCAGCACCGCGCAACCCGGCTGA
- the tsaE gene encoding tRNA (adenosine(37)-N6)-threonylcarbamoyltransferase complex ATPase subunit type 1 TsaE — MEAPAAPRNPADVQLTVTSPEQMGELGRRLAKLLRAGDLVMLSGELGAGKTTLTRGLGAGLGVRGAVTSPTFVIARVHPSLGDGPPLVHVDAYRLGGGLDEMEDLDLDVSLPDSVIVVEWGEGKVEELTDDRLQLVIHRAVGDTTDEVRHVTVTGLGRRWASADLSVLAV, encoded by the coding sequence ATGGAAGCACCAGCAGCACCGCGCAACCCGGCTGACGTCCAGCTCACGGTCACCTCTCCCGAGCAGATGGGGGAGTTGGGCCGCCGGCTGGCCAAGCTGCTGCGCGCCGGTGATCTCGTGATGCTCAGCGGGGAGCTCGGCGCCGGCAAGACGACGCTCACCCGCGGGCTCGGCGCGGGGCTCGGCGTGCGCGGCGCGGTCACCTCCCCGACCTTCGTGATCGCCCGCGTGCACCCCTCCCTCGGCGACGGTCCGCCGCTCGTCCACGTCGACGCGTACCGCCTGGGCGGCGGGCTCGACGAGATGGAGGACCTGGACCTCGACGTGTCGCTGCCCGACTCCGTGATCGTCGTGGAGTGGGGCGAGGGCAAGGTCGAGGAGCTGACGGACGACCGGCTGCAGCTCGTCATCCACCGCGCCGTGGGCGACACGACCGACGAGGTGCGCCATGTGACGGTGACGGGCCTCGGGCGGCGGTGGGCTTCGGCGGACCTGAGCGTGCTCGCCGTCTGA
- the tsaB gene encoding tRNA (adenosine(37)-N6)-threonylcarbamoyltransferase complex dimerization subunit type 1 TsaB: MLLLALDTATPAVTVALHDGTDVIASSSQVDARRHGELLLPAVDRLLAEAGRRLDAVTGIVVGVGPGPYTGLRVGLMTADTFGLALGVPVHGLCTLDGLAYAADLAGPFVVATDARRKEVYWARYADSRTRLTDPAVDRPADIAGQLAGLPAVGAGALLYPDSFPDVHAPEHVSAAALAALAAERLAAGEELPAPRPLYLRRPDAQVPKNYKVVTPK, from the coding sequence GTGCTCTTGCTCGCTCTGGATACCGCCACCCCCGCCGTCACCGTCGCGCTGCACGACGGCACGGACGTCATCGCCTCCTCGAGTCAGGTGGACGCGCGCCGGCACGGCGAGCTGCTGCTGCCGGCCGTCGACCGGCTCCTCGCCGAGGCGGGGCGCAGGCTCGACGCCGTCACCGGGATCGTCGTGGGCGTCGGCCCCGGCCCGTACACCGGGCTGCGCGTCGGTCTGATGACCGCCGACACCTTCGGGCTCGCGCTCGGCGTCCCCGTGCACGGACTGTGCACGCTCGACGGCCTCGCCTACGCCGCCGACCTCGCCGGCCCCTTCGTCGTGGCGACCGACGCCCGCCGTAAGGAGGTCTACTGGGCGCGCTACGCCGACTCCCGGACCCGGCTGACGGACCCGGCCGTGGACCGGCCCGCCGACATCGCCGGACAGCTGGCCGGACTGCCCGCCGTCGGCGCGGGCGCGCTGCTGTACCCGGACTCCTTCCCCGACGTACACGCGCCGGAGCACGTCTCCGCGGCCGCGCTGGCCGCACTGGCCGCCGAGCGGCTCGCCGCGGGCGAGGAACTACCCGCGCCGCGCCCGCTGTATCTGCGCCGGCCGGACGCCCAGGTCCCCAAGAACTACAAGGTGGTCACCCCCAAGTGA
- the rimI gene encoding ribosomal protein S18-alanine N-acetyltransferase: MRWWDIDPVLELEKDLFPEDAWSRGMFWSELAHSRGAEATRRYVVAEDGDRIVGYAGLTSSGDLADVQTIAVARDHWGTGLGGRLLTELLRAATAFECAEVMLECRVDNVRAQKLYERFGFEPIGFRRGYYQPGNVDALVMRLTDPSSSVVSTESTSVQGTETHG; encoded by the coding sequence ATGCGCTGGTGGGACATCGATCCGGTGCTCGAACTGGAGAAGGACCTCTTCCCCGAGGACGCCTGGTCCCGGGGCATGTTCTGGTCCGAGCTGGCGCACTCCCGCGGCGCCGAGGCGACGCGCCGCTATGTCGTGGCCGAGGACGGCGACCGGATCGTCGGATACGCCGGCCTGACCTCGTCCGGGGACCTGGCCGACGTCCAGACCATCGCCGTCGCCCGCGACCACTGGGGCACGGGCCTCGGCGGCCGCCTGCTGACGGAGCTGCTGCGCGCGGCGACCGCCTTCGAGTGCGCCGAGGTGATGCTGGAGTGCCGGGTGGACAACGTCCGGGCTCAGAAGCTCTACGAGCGCTTCGGCTTCGAGCCCATCGGCTTCCGGCGCGGCTACTACCAGCCGGGCAACGTGGACGCCCTGGTGATGCGCCTGACCGACCCCTCCTCATCAGTAGTTTCAACGGAATCGACATCTGTGCAAGGAACCGAGACCCATGGCTGA
- the tsaD gene encoding tRNA (adenosine(37)-N6)-threonylcarbamoyltransferase complex transferase subunit TsaD has translation MADEPLVLGIETSCDETGVGVVRGTTLLADAIASSVDEHARFGGVVPEVASRAHLEAMVPTIERALKEAGVSARDLDGIAVTAGPGLAGALLVGLSAAKAYAYALGKPLYGVNHLASHICVDQLEHGPLPEPTMALLVSGGHSSLLLSSDITSDVRPMGATIDDAAGEAFDKIARVLNLGFPGGPVIDRYAREGDPKAIAFPRGLTGPRDPAYDFSFSGLKTSVARWIEAKRAAGEDVPVRDVAASFQEAVVDVLTRKAVRACKDEGVDHLMIGGGVAANSRLRALAQERCEAAGIRLRVPRPKLCTDNGAMVAALGAEMVARGRSASSWDLSADSSLPVTDPHVPGHDHGHDHGHDHVHEVSKDNLYS, from the coding sequence ATGGCTGACGAACCGCTCGTCCTCGGCATCGAGACCTCCTGTGACGAGACCGGCGTCGGCGTCGTGCGCGGCACGACCCTGCTGGCGGACGCCATCGCCTCCAGCGTCGACGAACACGCCCGCTTCGGCGGGGTCGTCCCGGAGGTCGCCTCCCGGGCCCACCTGGAGGCGATGGTCCCGACCATCGAGCGGGCGCTGAAGGAGGCCGGGGTGAGCGCGCGGGATCTGGACGGGATCGCCGTCACCGCCGGCCCCGGGCTCGCCGGAGCGCTGCTCGTCGGGCTCTCGGCCGCCAAGGCGTACGCCTACGCCCTCGGCAAGCCCCTCTACGGCGTCAACCACCTCGCCTCCCACATCTGCGTGGACCAGCTGGAGCACGGCCCGCTGCCGGAGCCGACGATGGCGCTGCTGGTGTCCGGCGGCCACTCCTCGCTGCTGCTCTCCTCCGACATCACCTCGGACGTACGCCCGATGGGCGCGACGATCGACGACGCGGCGGGCGAGGCCTTCGACAAGATCGCGCGCGTGCTGAACCTGGGCTTCCCGGGCGGCCCGGTCATCGACCGGTACGCGCGCGAGGGCGACCCGAAGGCCATCGCGTTCCCGCGCGGCCTCACCGGCCCCCGCGACCCGGCGTACGACTTCTCCTTCTCCGGTCTGAAGACCTCGGTGGCCCGCTGGATCGAGGCGAAGCGGGCGGCGGGGGAGGACGTCCCGGTGCGGGACGTGGCGGCCTCCTTCCAGGAGGCGGTCGTGGACGTCCTGACCCGCAAGGCCGTCCGGGCCTGCAAGGACGAGGGCGTCGACCATCTGATGATCGGCGGCGGCGTGGCCGCCAACTCGCGGCTGCGGGCCCTGGCCCAGGAGCGCTGCGAGGCGGCCGGCATCCGGCTGCGCGTTCCGCGCCCCAAGCTGTGCACGGACAACGGCGCGATGGTCGCGGCCCTGGGCGCGGAGATGGTGGCGAGGGGGCGGTCGGCGTCCAGCTGGGACCTGTCGGCCGACTCCTCCCTCCCGGTGACGGACCCCCACGTCCCGGGCCACGACCACGGTCATGACCACGGCCACGACCATGTGCACGAGGTCAGCAAGGACAACCTGTACTCATGA
- a CDS encoding M48 family metalloprotease, which yields MDIPIGDGMGDRSRVAPGSALSPLHEWLLGVVMLALAWLPRAVAGAVAVLLFSLWGPPWAPLAPLFLVVVEITRAVGAGRGPLPGRAVRPGDEPELTALVRDVAERLGFRGPLLVRIVPGVQAALGRADVSGVRAYVLLLGLPLLRTLTEAELACVIAHELAHERHARDRRATLLRFARARLADRLDGRFRPLAPLAAPLLRASQPVFWHAETAADADAARIGGSAATAEALRRVALLDAAFDGLGERWLSALAEEDAYPEDFYDAVDTALADPHVVRRTARAAAQAEAVDPYATADHPPLEDRVAALPPHSVAPYGTAPLTLRTAAAVEAWCVRRLAGLDWEPANEPGEDVRPVRVLDLPHSELRELGYDTRLSLLHATRRDSSTEAVALALDALADGGWTRLARRVEPALRRVPASVRPAFTRSVLASAVSPPFAEVLCATGWTYTSPWLTTVVTAPDEDRVVDLHELLGEALRSGDPGPVRALWASAEPKEWAV from the coding sequence ATGGACATCCCCATAGGCGACGGTATGGGCGACCGGAGTCGGGTCGCCCCGGGCTCTGCGCTCTCCCCGCTCCATGAGTGGCTGCTCGGCGTCGTCATGCTCGCGCTGGCCTGGCTGCCGAGGGCGGTCGCCGGAGCGGTCGCGGTCCTGCTGTTCTCCCTCTGGGGTCCGCCGTGGGCACCGCTCGCACCGCTGTTCCTGGTCGTCGTCGAGATCACCCGGGCCGTCGGGGCGGGCCGCGGCCCGCTGCCCGGGCGGGCCGTGCGCCCCGGCGACGAGCCGGAGCTGACCGCGCTGGTGCGGGACGTCGCCGAACGGCTCGGCTTCCGCGGGCCGTTGCTGGTGCGGATCGTGCCCGGCGTCCAGGCGGCCCTGGGCCGCGCGGACGTCTCCGGCGTACGCGCCTACGTCCTCCTGCTCGGCCTGCCCCTGCTGCGCACCCTGACCGAGGCCGAGCTGGCGTGCGTGATCGCGCACGAGCTGGCGCACGAACGGCACGCCCGCGACCGCCGCGCGACCCTGCTGCGGTTCGCCCGCGCCCGGCTCGCGGACCGTTTGGACGGCCGCTTCCGCCCGCTCGCGCCCCTGGCCGCACCCTTGCTGCGCGCCTCCCAGCCCGTGTTCTGGCACGCGGAGACGGCGGCCGACGCCGACGCGGCACGGATCGGGGGCAGTGCGGCCACCGCCGAGGCGCTGCGCCGGGTCGCCCTGCTCGACGCCGCCTTCGACGGACTCGGCGAGCGCTGGCTGTCGGCGCTGGCCGAGGAGGACGCCTACCCCGAGGACTTCTACGACGCCGTCGACACCGCCCTCGCCGACCCGCACGTCGTCCGCCGGACCGCCCGCGCCGCCGCCCAGGCGGAGGCCGTGGACCCGTACGCCACGGCCGACCACCCGCCCCTGGAGGACCGCGTGGCCGCGCTGCCGCCCCACTCCGTCGCCCCGTACGGCACGGCGCCGCTCACCCTGCGGACCGCGGCGGCCGTCGAGGCGTGGTGCGTCCGACGGCTCGCGGGCCTGGACTGGGAGCCGGCGAACGAGCCGGGCGAGGACGTGCGTCCGGTACGCGTCCTGGACCTGCCCCACAGCGAACTGCGCGAACTCGGCTACGACACCCGTCTGTCCCTTCTGCACGCGACCCGCCGGGACAGCTCGACCGAGGCGGTGGCGCTGGCCCTGGACGCCCTCGCCGACGGCGGCTGGACACGGCTGGCCCGCCGGGTCGAACCCGCCCTGCGCCGGGTGCCCGCGTCCGTCCGCCCGGCGTTCACCCGCAGCGTCCTGGCGAGCGCCGTGAGCCCGCCCTTCGCGGAGGTCCTGTGCGCGACGGGCTGGACGTACACCAGCCCCTGGCTCACCACCGTCGTCACCGCGCCGGACGAGGACAGGGTCGTCGACCTGCACGAGCTGCTGGGCGAGGCCCTGCGCAGCGGGGACCCGGGACCGGTACGGGCCCTGTGGGCGTCCGCGGAACCGAAGGAGTGGGCCGTATGA